In the genome of Flexistipes sinusarabici DSM 4947, one region contains:
- the upp gene encoding uracil phosphoribosyltransferase translates to MNFENFHIIKHPLIEHKLTYIREKHTSKKEFKELVDEVALLMAYEITKDFSLQEIEISTPICKTKSKVVSGKKVVLVPILRAGLGMVDGILKLIPSARVGHIGLYRDEKTLKPVSYYFKIPSNCEDREFILVDPMLATGGSAVAAADMLKKAGAKNIKFMCLIAAPEGVEKFCKAHPDVKVYAAGLDEKLNEHGYIVPGLGDAGDRLFGTK, encoded by the coding sequence ATGAATTTTGAAAATTTTCACATTATCAAACATCCTTTGATTGAACATAAACTGACTTATATCAGAGAAAAACATACGTCAAAGAAGGAATTTAAAGAGCTGGTTGATGAAGTGGCTCTCCTGATGGCGTATGAGATAACAAAAGATTTTTCTCTGCAGGAGATAGAAATCTCAACACCAATATGTAAAACAAAATCAAAGGTCGTTTCGGGAAAAAAGGTTGTTCTTGTTCCAATTCTTCGGGCAGGGCTTGGCATGGTGGATGGAATATTAAAACTTATCCCTTCAGCCAGAGTGGGACATATCGGATTATATAGGGATGAAAAAACACTGAAGCCCGTTTCCTATTATTTTAAAATACCTTCAAACTGTGAAGACAGAGAATTTATTCTGGTGGATCCGATGCTTGCCACCGGTGGATCTGCTGTTGCTGCCGCCGATATGCTTAAAAAAGCCGGAGCAAAGAACATAAAATTTATGTGTCTGATTGCCGCTCCCGAAGGGGTGGAAAAGTTCTGCAAAGCCCATCCGGATGTTAAGGTTTACGCAGCCGGGCTTGATGAAAAACTAAATGAGCATGGTTATATTGTTCCCGGCTTAGGTGATGCCGGAGACAGGCTTTTTGGAACCAAATAA
- a CDS encoding riboflavin synthase, which translates to MFTGIIEEVGKVSAFKKTGNFAVLQIECCKILDDITIGDSVSVNGVCLTVTKCGEKSFNVDISYETLEKSSLAYTSYGDPLNLERALTLSRRLGGHLVSGHVDCLAKILEIKKESGAYRLRTQYSSDIDRYVAVKGSISLDGISLTVSDIPAERVCEVAVIPHTFENTVLKYKKAGDYLNVEVDMIARYIEKLLKKETKADKLKESILKMQQLEDFL; encoded by the coding sequence ATGTTCACCGGAATAATTGAGGAAGTGGGAAAGGTATCTGCCTTTAAAAAAACGGGGAATTTTGCAGTGCTGCAAATAGAGTGCTGTAAAATTCTGGATGATATAACCATAGGGGATTCAGTTTCGGTAAACGGAGTTTGTCTTACAGTAACAAAGTGTGGTGAAAAATCTTTCAATGTTGACATTTCGTATGAAACGCTTGAGAAATCTTCTCTCGCTTATACTTCCTACGGGGACCCTTTAAATCTTGAAAGGGCACTGACACTCTCCAGAAGGTTAGGCGGACACCTTGTTTCAGGTCATGTGGACTGCCTGGCAAAGATTTTGGAGATAAAAAAAGAATCCGGAGCCTATCGGCTGCGAACTCAGTATTCCAGTGACATTGACCGGTATGTTGCCGTGAAAGGTTCTATCTCTTTAGATGGAATAAGCCTTACTGTTTCCGATATTCCGGCTGAGAGAGTTTGCGAAGTTGCTGTTATTCCGCATACTTTTGAGAATACAGTTTTAAAATACAAAAAAGCCGGGGATTATCTTAATGTTGAAGTGGATATGATTGCCAGATATATCGAGAAGTTGTTGAAAAAAGAAACAAAAGCAGATAAATTGAAAGAAAGTATATTAAAAATGCAGCAACTGGAGGATTTTTTATAA
- the nusB gene encoding transcription antitermination factor NusB: MKTKRLLSREYAVQMMYHVSVGDASSDEALHFFWFSHGEDEKFVKDFAEDLFHKAYRNMSYNDELVRKYLKKGWSYDRLGEVEKAVFRVALAELFEGDAPVYAILDDYVSIASSYMDEKSASLVNGILDKIKSEFDIDRDRVQRD, from the coding sequence ATGAAAACAAAAAGGCTGCTTTCAAGAGAGTATGCTGTGCAGATGATGTACCACGTTTCAGTGGGTGATGCTTCATCGGATGAAGCTTTGCACTTTTTTTGGTTTAGTCACGGTGAAGATGAAAAGTTTGTAAAAGATTTTGCAGAGGATCTTTTTCACAAAGCTTACAGAAATATGAGTTATAATGATGAGCTTGTGAGGAAGTATTTAAAAAAAGGCTGGTCGTATGACCGGTTGGGCGAAGTTGAGAAAGCTGTATTCAGAGTTGCACTGGCAGAGCTTTTTGAAGGAGATGCGCCTGTTTATGCTATTCTGGATGACTATGTCAGCATAGCAAGCAGTTATATGGATGAAAAATCGGCATCACTTGTCAACGGAATTTTGGACAAAATAAAAAGTGAGTTTGATATTGACAGAGACAGAGTACAAAGAGATTAA
- a CDS encoding 3'-5' exoribonuclease YhaM family protein, whose amino-acid sequence MNLNVSGEKYMIFEINHNVTKDSRPYIRVILTDKDGKRHNGIMFDSNKLDFTPEKGDIVSVEAVVQNYNGQIQLKISNMEKLGEESRLDFLPKTQFNIQDMFDELKEIMDKNVKEQPLRKLVKLFFGDSKTIKLFKYMPAAKNVHHAYVGGLLEHTLSVAKLAEKMCGYYKEYVNPDLLMVGALFHDIGKIFELNAEKGFDYTDSGKLVGHLLLGIELINNYIAQVEDFPENYKYIIDHMIASHHGLLEFGSPKKPKTTEAIILHHIDDMDAKVNTFNSIFEKEEVQEGWSSYDRLLERQLYRHS is encoded by the coding sequence ATGAATTTAAACGTAAGCGGTGAAAAATATATGATTTTTGAAATAAATCATAATGTTACTAAAGACAGCAGACCTTACATAAGGGTTATTTTAACAGATAAAGACGGAAAACGTCATAACGGGATAATGTTTGACAGCAACAAGCTTGATTTTACTCCTGAAAAGGGGGATATAGTTTCCGTTGAAGCAGTGGTGCAGAATTATAACGGTCAGATTCAGCTAAAAATATCCAATATGGAAAAACTTGGAGAAGAGAGCAGACTTGATTTTCTTCCCAAAACCCAATTTAACATTCAGGATATGTTTGATGAGCTAAAAGAGATTATGGATAAGAATGTGAAGGAACAGCCGCTCAGGAAACTTGTAAAACTGTTTTTTGGAGACAGCAAAACAATAAAACTATTTAAATACATGCCTGCGGCTAAGAATGTACATCATGCTTATGTGGGCGGACTTCTGGAGCATACCCTCTCAGTTGCAAAGTTAGCTGAAAAAATGTGCGGGTATTACAAAGAATATGTTAACCCGGATTTGCTGATGGTTGGTGCTCTTTTTCACGATATCGGAAAGATTTTTGAACTTAATGCTGAAAAGGGCTTTGACTATACAGATTCGGGCAAACTTGTGGGGCACCTGCTGCTGGGAATCGAGCTTATCAACAACTATATAGCACAAGTGGAAGATTTCCCTGAAAATTATAAATACATTATTGATCATATGATAGCCAGCCACCACGGGCTGCTTGAGTTCGGTTCACCCAAAAAGCCCAAAACTACAGAAGCTATAATTCTTCATCATATAGATGATATGGATGCCAAGGTTAACACATTTAATTCAATTTTTGAGAAAGAGGAAGTGCAGGAAGGATGGAGTTCATACGACAGGCTCCTTGAGAGACAGCTTTACCGTCACAGTTAA
- a CDS encoding MFS transporter, translating to MNIKQIGIIIYVTVLAFSVLYSPQPILPTLIREFHITSSQAALLTSVTMIPLSFSPIFFGFILESFTAKKLLRLALLGLTITELGIYMVSSFKIFLLLRFLQGFMLPAILTSIMTYISVGSEKGLIQKIMAIYIASTILGGFLGRFVSGGISHYFGWRYSFLVLFISLVISLVLTFFLESDSKLRKSKFIFSDALKLIKTPPYVNMYITIFCTFFTFASMLNFLPFRLTEISSAIDEFQIGMIYSGYIMGILVSLTSPKIIKLLGSEKRTILTGLAVFLFSVPLFSLYSIKLLFFSMFIFCAGMFTVHSVESGYLNKIARNNKGVVNGVYVSAYYTGGVLGTYFPGFIYKAFGWNFFLAALSFVIISGILSILLINSSRL from the coding sequence ATGAACATAAAACAGATCGGCATAATAATTTATGTTACGGTTTTGGCTTTTTCCGTTCTTTATTCACCTCAGCCCATACTCCCTACACTGATAAGAGAATTTCACATAACTTCTTCACAAGCAGCACTGTTAACATCTGTCACAATGATTCCGCTAAGCTTCTCACCGATTTTTTTCGGATTCATACTGGAATCCTTTACAGCGAAAAAACTACTTAGACTTGCTCTTTTAGGCCTGACAATCACGGAACTCGGAATTTATATGGTGTCAAGTTTTAAAATTTTTCTTCTCCTCAGGTTTCTTCAGGGGTTCATGCTTCCAGCCATCCTCACTTCAATAATGACTTATATCTCAGTGGGTTCTGAAAAAGGACTAATCCAAAAAATCATGGCAATTTATATAGCATCAACCATTCTGGGCGGATTTTTGGGCAGATTTGTTTCCGGCGGAATTTCCCACTATTTTGGATGGAGATACAGCTTTCTCGTTCTTTTTATAAGTCTTGTAATAAGTCTTGTTTTGACATTCTTTTTAGAATCCGACTCTAAACTGAGAAAGTCAAAGTTTATATTTTCAGACGCACTTAAGCTTATAAAAACGCCTCCCTATGTTAACATGTATATTACAATATTCTGCACTTTTTTCACTTTTGCATCTATGCTCAATTTTCTGCCTTTCAGACTTACAGAAATTTCTTCAGCAATAGATGAGTTTCAGATAGGTATGATTTACTCAGGATATATTATGGGAATACTCGTTTCATTAACTTCCCCAAAAATAATAAAACTTCTGGGCTCTGAAAAGAGAACCATACTTACAGGCTTGGCAGTCTTCCTTTTTTCGGTTCCGCTTTTTTCCCTGTATTCAATAAAACTGCTTTTTTTCTCCATGTTTATATTCTGCGCCGGGATGTTCACTGTGCATTCTGTCGAATCAGGCTATTTGAACAAAATTGCCCGCAACAATAAGGGAGTGGTAAACGGTGTCTACGTCTCAGCATACTACACCGGAGGAGTACTCGGAACTTATTTTCCAGGGTTTATTTACAAAGCTTTCGGATGGAATTTTTTCCTGGCGGCTTTATCTTTTGTTATAATCTCCGGAATACTCTCCATTTTACTAATAAATTCAAGCCGCCTTTAG
- a CDS encoding DUF4911 domain-containing protein, whose translation MRIKFITDIDDVLYINSIIDSYEGVGIVRTIDSANGKVAIFTSSGMCRYALNVLESLKGEGLNIKNIIVEESEDVDSY comes from the coding sequence GTGAGAATAAAGTTCATTACGGATATTGATGATGTGCTGTATATTAACAGCATAATTGACTCATATGAAGGTGTGGGTATTGTCAGAACAATCGACAGTGCAAATGGTAAGGTTGCCATATTTACATCTTCTGGCATGTGCAGATATGCGCTGAATGTCCTGGAGAGTTTAAAGGGCGAAGGTTTGAATATTAAAAATATAATTGTGGAAGAGAGTGAAGACGTGGATTCTTACTGA
- the plsY gene encoding glycerol-3-phosphate 1-O-acyltransferase PlsY, with amino-acid sequence MIYYILIPFISYFCGAVPFSYLLVKGIKGVDIRDVGSGNVGATNAGRVLGKWGFIGAFLLDMSKAFIPLFIFLNYLPINNTLILVSAVCIIIGHTYTVFLRFKGGKGVATGVGIFLALSPLNLFIALIVFLVVIGAFRMVSLGSVTAAITLAVLVWLRTDWLGLQLFTTLVVLFVIFKHRSNIRRIIEGKESKIGEKVG; translated from the coding sequence ATGATTTATTATATTCTTATACCTTTTATTTCTTATTTCTGCGGAGCTGTTCCGTTTTCTTATCTGCTTGTGAAAGGGATAAAAGGGGTTGACATCAGAGATGTTGGAAGTGGCAATGTAGGAGCTACAAATGCCGGACGTGTTCTGGGGAAATGGGGTTTCATTGGAGCATTCCTCCTGGATATGTCAAAAGCTTTTATCCCGCTTTTTATCTTTCTTAATTATTTACCCATTAACAATACACTCATACTTGTTTCAGCGGTCTGTATAATTATAGGGCATACATATACAGTTTTTCTGCGTTTTAAAGGGGGAAAAGGCGTTGCCACCGGAGTGGGCATCTTTCTTGCTTTGAGTCCGCTCAACCTTTTTATTGCACTGATTGTTTTTCTTGTTGTAATAGGAGCATTCAGGATGGTTTCTCTGGGCTCTGTAACTGCAGCGATAACTCTTGCCGTCTTGGTGTGGCTGAGGACTGATTGGCTTGGTTTGCAGCTTTTTACCACACTGGTGGTGTTGTTTGTTATATTTAAACACAGATCGAATATCAGAAGAATAATAGAGGGCAAAGAAAGTAAAATAGGAGAAAAAGTTGGCTGA
- a CDS encoding MetS family NSS transporter small subunit, with protein MTTGAVLMMIFGLLLTWGGAAVCIFIALKKRGL; from the coding sequence ATGACAACGGGTGCCGTATTGATGATGATATTTGGATTACTGCTGACATGGGGCGGTGCAGCCGTCTGCATTTTTATAGCTCTTAAAAAAAGAGGTCTATGA
- the ribD gene encoding bifunctional diaminohydroxyphosphoribosylaminopyrimidine deaminase/5-amino-6-(5-phosphoribosylamino)uracil reductase RibD, translating to MADPHEIMLECVNLALAGKGHTKTNPVVGAIIVQNGRVIGRGFHKSFGGDHAEIEAINDCEEEINGSDLYVTLEPCSHFGKTPPCVETIVKKGIKRVFVGVVDPNPVNAGNGIEYLLKNGVEVYVGFAEKACAEIIEEFAKYIYKKQPFYSLKIAQTLDGKIAAKDGSSRWITDETSRQHAHYIRSVSDGILTGIGTVQADDPALSARFLGLKKYPYKIILDSSLKISTEREVFAEKPEKCIIFTSRSNFDEKTAKIDNIRKTGAEVVPCNKLNDGLDLQNVSDELVKRGVLNVLVEGGGKIHASFIKEGMADKAYVFIAGKILGAEGIDSLASLNINNIEGCKTLSDLNVTRLKNDFLFTGKFYDYAKDIINLTERVRNRCSPE from the coding sequence TTGGCTGATCCGCATGAAATAATGCTTGAATGTGTAAATCTGGCACTTGCCGGTAAAGGACATACGAAAACAAATCCCGTGGTGGGTGCTATTATAGTGCAAAACGGCAGGGTTATCGGAAGGGGATTTCATAAAAGTTTCGGCGGAGACCATGCTGAGATTGAAGCAATAAATGACTGCGAAGAGGAGATCAACGGTTCAGATTTATATGTTACCCTGGAACCATGTTCCCATTTTGGTAAAACTCCCCCTTGTGTTGAGACAATAGTTAAAAAGGGCATTAAAAGAGTATTCGTGGGCGTTGTTGATCCTAATCCTGTGAATGCCGGCAACGGGATAGAATATCTTTTGAAAAACGGAGTGGAGGTATATGTCGGTTTTGCTGAAAAAGCCTGTGCCGAAATTATTGAGGAATTTGCCAAATATATTTATAAAAAACAACCCTTTTACAGCCTGAAAATAGCCCAGACGCTTGATGGAAAAATTGCTGCAAAAGACGGTTCTTCCAGATGGATTACCGACGAAACCTCGAGACAGCACGCTCATTATATAAGGAGTGTATCAGACGGTATTTTAACCGGTATAGGAACTGTCCAGGCGGATGATCCTGCGCTCAGCGCCAGATTTCTGGGTTTAAAAAAATACCCTTATAAGATTATTCTGGATTCATCATTAAAAATATCTACCGAGCGGGAAGTTTTTGCCGAAAAACCTGAAAAATGTATTATTTTTACATCAAGGTCTAATTTTGATGAGAAGACGGCTAAAATTGATAATATTCGCAAGACAGGGGCTGAGGTTGTACCCTGCAATAAATTGAATGACGGCCTGGATTTACAGAATGTTTCTGATGAGCTTGTTAAAAGAGGTGTTTTAAATGTTCTTGTTGAGGGCGGCGGGAAAATCCACGCTTCTTTCATAAAGGAAGGCATGGCCGATAAAGCGTATGTTTTTATAGCGGGTAAAATTTTGGGTGCTGAAGGGATCGATTCTTTGGCCTCTCTTAATATTAATAATATTGAAGGGTGCAAGACACTCAGTGATCTGAATGTAACAAGGCTGAAAAATGATTTCCTTTTTACCGGTAAATTTTATGATTACGCAAAAGACATAATAAATCTTACGGAAAGAGTGAGGAACAGATGTTCACCGGAATAA
- a CDS encoding uracil-xanthine permease family protein, with amino-acid sequence MDETLNAKKLLTGVQMLFVAFGALVLVPLLTGFDPSIALFTAGLGTLIFQFITKSKVPVFLASSFAFIAPIQYGVKNFGLGETLGGLVFAGLTYLIFSLLVKKGGVEAIDRYLPSVVTGPVIITIGLTLAPTAVKMAKSFDGSGNYDPKAVIISVFTLIMAIIVVMYGKRIFSLIPILSGIVLGYIFAMLLGVVDFTPIANAEWFSIPWIVAMQEGSFEIPVFDLAAILYIVPVAIAPAIEHVGDVLAISSVTGKNYLKDPGLHRTLLGDGVATACAGLIGGPPNTTYSEVTGAVALTKATDIIYMRIAAITAIILAFAGKLGAILKTIPVPVMGGIMILLFGMIAAIGIGSLVRNKVDMSKSRNLVIVSVILVMGIGNMVIGVGSISLGGIGLAGVVGVILNLILPEGK; translated from the coding sequence ATGGATGAAACTTTGAACGCAAAAAAGCTTCTCACTGGTGTGCAAATGCTTTTCGTGGCATTCGGTGCACTTGTTCTGGTTCCTTTACTTACCGGATTTGATCCGTCTATAGCACTATTCACCGCCGGGTTGGGCACATTAATTTTTCAGTTTATTACCAAATCGAAAGTTCCTGTTTTTTTAGCAAGCTCATTCGCTTTTATAGCTCCGATTCAGTATGGAGTTAAAAATTTTGGGCTTGGTGAAACACTTGGCGGGTTGGTTTTCGCCGGTCTTACATATCTGATTTTCAGTCTGTTAGTAAAAAAAGGCGGAGTAGAGGCTATTGACAGATATCTGCCTTCGGTGGTTACCGGGCCGGTGATTATTACAATAGGGCTGACACTTGCTCCCACAGCTGTTAAAATGGCTAAAAGCTTTGATGGCTCCGGTAATTACGACCCGAAAGCTGTTATTATCTCAGTTTTTACACTTATAATGGCAATAATTGTTGTTATGTACGGAAAAAGAATTTTCAGTCTTATACCGATTTTGTCAGGAATTGTTTTGGGATATATTTTTGCAATGCTTCTCGGGGTTGTTGATTTTACTCCGATAGCCAATGCGGAGTGGTTCAGTATCCCATGGATTGTTGCGATGCAGGAAGGCAGCTTTGAAATACCTGTGTTTGATTTGGCGGCAATTTTGTATATTGTTCCGGTTGCTATAGCGCCTGCCATTGAGCATGTGGGTGACGTTTTAGCCATCTCCTCTGTTACAGGTAAAAATTACTTGAAGGATCCGGGACTTCACAGAACACTTTTAGGCGACGGCGTTGCAACCGCTTGTGCAGGATTGATAGGCGGTCCTCCCAATACAACCTATTCTGAAGTGACAGGTGCTGTGGCATTGACCAAAGCCACCGATATAATTTACATGCGTATTGCCGCGATTACCGCTATAATTCTTGCTTTTGCGGGAAAACTTGGCGCTATTCTCAAAACCATTCCCGTACCGGTTATGGGGGGTATAATGATTTTGCTTTTTGGAATGATAGCGGCTATCGGTATAGGTTCTCTTGTTAGAAATAAAGTAGACATGTCTAAATCAAGAAATCTTGTAATTGTGTCTGTAATTCTGGTTATGGGGATTGGAAATATGGTTATAGGTGTAGGCAGTATAAGTTTGGGGGGTATAGGACTTGCCGGTGTTGTCGGTGTGATTTTGAATCTTATTCTGCCGGAGGGTAAATAA
- the ribH gene encoding 6,7-dimethyl-8-ribityllumazine synthase produces the protein MGVKFFEGKYDGSGLKFAIVATRFNDFIVKSLTSGATDALVRHNVQENDIEVYKVPGAFEMPLFCRKLAQSGRYDAVIAVGAVIRGSTPHFDYVSAEVAKGVAKSTYDTGVPVIFGVLTTDTIEQAIERAGTKGGNKGAEAAMAAIESVNLLKQTD, from the coding sequence ATGGGTGTTAAATTTTTTGAAGGAAAGTATGACGGATCAGGCTTAAAATTTGCAATTGTTGCCACAAGATTTAATGATTTTATAGTTAAGAGCCTGACTTCAGGTGCAACAGATGCATTGGTAAGGCATAATGTACAGGAAAATGATATTGAAGTGTACAAGGTACCCGGTGCGTTTGAGATGCCATTGTTCTGCAGAAAACTTGCACAAAGCGGCAGATACGATGCCGTAATTGCTGTGGGTGCGGTGATTAGGGGCTCCACACCTCATTTTGACTATGTTTCAGCAGAGGTTGCCAAAGGTGTTGCAAAGTCCACATATGACACGGGCGTTCCGGTTATTTTCGGCGTTTTGACTACTGATACAATTGAACAGGCTATCGAAAGAGCCGGAACTAAGGGCGGTAATAAAGGGGCCGAAGCTGCAATGGCGGCAATTGAGTCCGTAAATCTGCTAAAACAGACTGATTGA
- a CDS encoding bifunctional 3,4-dihydroxy-2-butanone-4-phosphate synthase/GTP cyclohydrolase II, producing MKKEVRATVEEAIEDIKNGKMIILVDDEDRENEGDLMIAADHVTPEAINFMAKHGRGLICLSLTNKRCDELNLPLMVDEKGNSAKFGTAFTVSIEAKEGVTTGISAFDRAHTIKVASDPEKSADDIARPGHVFPLRAKDGGVLVRAGQTEGSMDLTKLAGLTPAAVICEVMNDDGSMARMPQLEEFAQEHGLKILTIADLISYRVEKENIIEKIADASLPTVFGDFKIEGFENKIDNQEAIALVKGDISGEEPVLVRVHSQCLTGDVFGSLRCDCRDQLHCSMDMIEKEGKGVLLYMFQEGRGIGLLNKIKAYKLQEEGMDTVDANLHLGFKDDLRDYGFGAQILRNLGLKKLRLITNNPKKIRCLSGYGLEVVERVPTVCHIRPENEKYLKAKKEKMGHVFQIKD from the coding sequence ATGAAAAAAGAAGTAAGAGCAACGGTTGAAGAAGCCATTGAGGATATAAAAAACGGAAAAATGATCATTCTCGTTGATGATGAAGACAGGGAAAACGAGGGTGACCTTATGATAGCAGCTGATCATGTTACTCCTGAAGCTATTAATTTCATGGCGAAACACGGAAGGGGGCTTATCTGTCTTAGCTTAACCAACAAGAGATGTGATGAGCTTAATCTCCCTCTGATGGTGGACGAAAAAGGAAATTCGGCAAAATTCGGGACCGCCTTCACAGTTTCCATTGAAGCAAAAGAAGGTGTGACCACAGGGATATCAGCTTTTGACAGAGCACATACGATAAAGGTGGCTTCTGATCCTGAAAAATCTGCTGATGATATTGCAAGACCGGGGCATGTTTTTCCTCTGAGAGCCAAAGACGGCGGAGTTCTTGTGAGAGCAGGTCAAACCGAAGGTTCCATGGATCTGACGAAGCTTGCCGGACTTACACCGGCGGCAGTGATTTGCGAAGTGATGAATGACGACGGCAGTATGGCCAGGATGCCCCAGCTGGAAGAATTTGCCCAAGAGCACGGACTTAAGATTCTTACCATAGCTGATTTGATTTCCTACAGAGTGGAGAAAGAAAATATTATAGAAAAGATTGCCGATGCAAGTTTACCAACAGTTTTCGGAGATTTTAAAATAGAGGGTTTTGAAAATAAAATTGATAACCAGGAAGCTATTGCTTTAGTGAAAGGCGATATTTCCGGTGAGGAGCCGGTTCTTGTCAGGGTACACTCTCAATGTTTGACCGGTGATGTTTTCGGTTCTTTGAGATGTGACTGCAGGGATCAGCTGCACTGCTCTATGGATATGATTGAAAAAGAGGGCAAAGGTGTTCTTTTGTACATGTTCCAGGAGGGCAGAGGTATCGGACTTCTTAATAAGATAAAAGCCTATAAGCTTCAGGAAGAAGGAATGGATACCGTTGATGCAAACCTTCATCTTGGATTTAAAGACGATCTGAGGGATTACGGTTTCGGCGCCCAGATTCTAAGGAATCTCGGCTTGAAAAAACTGAGATTGATAACCAATAATCCTAAAAAAATAAGGTGTCTTTCAGGCTACGGGCTTGAAGTGGTGGAAAGGGTGCCTACTGTCTGTCATATTAGACCAGAGAACGAGAAATATCTCAAGGCCAAAAAAGAAAAGATGGGACATGTTTTTCAGATAAAAGATTAA
- a CDS encoding DUF362 domain-containing protein, translating to MAEVYLEKIYEYSSDIEYFADNFFSRNSEKFNDCEKILLKPNLLQSAPPEKGVTTHPEFLRFVIKSLKKHTDAKLLLADSPGANFENFGKILETSGIGQVCDEENIGIYRVESFPPVEKNGFVYSGIADEVDLIINLAKLKTHSLTGLTMCVKNFFGLIPGTSKVGYHRRYPDGSDLGSAVYGLYKQFAGKSLNLLDGIIAHEGEGPSRGKPVMAGVLAAGADAGAVDIAITKILGFESEFCTTNIEALKDLSESKIKLIPELKFNITLKKPVAARRVHLPNFIKKYAAEKIYVKPEIIQEKCIKCLLCLKSCYADAITFDSGVVEINKDACKECFCCHEVCESDAIKLKRSIMHRIFVR from the coding sequence ATGGCTGAAGTTTATTTAGAGAAAATTTATGAATATTCTTCAGATATAGAGTATTTTGCCGACAATTTTTTCAGCCGTAATTCAGAAAAATTCAACGATTGCGAAAAAATACTTCTTAAACCCAATCTGTTGCAGTCAGCTCCTCCTGAAAAAGGTGTGACCACACATCCGGAATTTCTGAGGTTTGTAATCAAGTCGTTAAAAAAACATACAGATGCAAAACTGCTACTGGCAGACAGTCCCGGTGCAAATTTTGAAAACTTTGGAAAAATCCTTGAAACAAGCGGTATCGGACAGGTTTGCGATGAGGAAAATATCGGCATTTATAGAGTGGAATCATTTCCTCCGGTGGAAAAAAATGGTTTTGTTTACTCCGGAATAGCTGATGAGGTGGATCTGATTATCAACCTTGCTAAGCTAAAAACCCATTCTCTTACAGGCCTGACTATGTGTGTAAAAAACTTTTTCGGCCTCATTCCAGGAACATCCAAAGTGGGATATCACAGGCGATACCCGGACGGGTCCGATTTGGGATCTGCAGTTTACGGCCTTTATAAACAGTTTGCGGGAAAATCGCTGAATTTGCTGGACGGCATAATTGCACATGAAGGAGAAGGTCCTTCCAGAGGAAAACCCGTTATGGCGGGAGTTTTGGCGGCAGGTGCCGATGCAGGTGCAGTGGATATTGCAATTACAAAGATTCTGGGATTTGAGTCTGAGTTTTGTACCACAAATATAGAGGCTTTAAAGGATTTATCCGAGAGTAAGATAAAACTTATCCCGGAATTAAAATTTAATATAACCCTGAAAAAACCTGTTGCTGCAAGACGTGTACATCTTCCGAATTTTATTAAAAAATATGCTGCTGAGAAGATTTATGTGAAGCCGGAGATTATACAGGAGAAATGCATAAAATGTCTATTATGCTTGAAGAGTTGCTATGCAGATGCTATAACTTTTGACAGCGGTGTTGTTGAAATTAACAAAGATGCTTGCAAAGAATGTTTTTGCTGTCATGAAGTTTGTGAATCGGATGCGATTAAATTGAAACGGTCAATTATGCACAGGATTTTTGTTCGATGA